The window GCGAAGCGCGCCATGCCCGATCCCTCGGCCATGGCGGGCGTGATGGCGACGAGCCGGGCATCCTCGCGCGCCATGTCGCACAGCCAGTCGCCGAATATCTGCGTGTAGGTGGTCTTCCCGCCGTGGGACTGGATGCCGTTGGCGGCGTCGAACTTCGAGACGCCGTGATAGAGGATGGGATCGGCCTCCGCCAGCTTGTAGCCCTGCCCCTTCTTCGTGACGACGTGGAGGAACTGCGGCCCCTTGAGTTCGCGCAGGTTTTGCAGCGTCGGGATCAGCGAATCCAGGTCGTGGCCGTCGATGGGGCCGATGTAGTTGAAGCCGAACTCCTCGAACAGCGTGCCCGGCACGAACATGCCCTTGACGTGCTCTTCGGCGCGCTTGGCGAGCTCCAGCATGGAGGGCATGACGGACAGCACCTTCTCGCCGGCGCGGCGGGCGGCGTTGAAGGTGCGGCCGGAGAGCAGGCGCGCCAGGTACTTGTTGAGCGCGCCGACCGGCTGCGAGATCGACATGTCGTTGTCGTTGAGGATCACCAGCAGGTTGGCGTCGATCACGCCGGCGTTGTTGAGCGCCTCGAAGGCCTGGCCGGCCGACATGGCGCCGTCGCCGATGATCGCCACCACGCGCCGGTCTTCGCCCTTGTCCCGGGCCGCCACGGCCATGCCCAGCGCCGCCGAGATGGACGTCGAGGAATGGCCGACGCCGAAAGTGTCGTAGGGGCTCTCGTCGCGGCGCGGGAAGCCGGAGATGCCGTCCTTCATGCGCAGGTGCGCCATGCCGGTTTGCCGGCCGGTCAATGCCTTGTGGGCGTAGGTCTGGTGGCCGACGTCCCAGACCAGCCGGTCCTCGGGCGTGTTGAAGACGTAGTGCAGCGCGATGGTCAGTTCAACCGTGCCGAGGTTCGACGACAGGTGGCCGCCGGTCCGGGATACCGATTCGATCAGGAAGCTTCGCAGCTCCTCGGCGAGTTTCGGCAGATCCTCCGGCGGCAGGCAGCGCAGGTCGGCGGGGGCGAGGATGGATTCGAGCAGCGGACGGGTCATTGGAAGAGCTAGAAGGTTCGGTCGGCGATGTAGTCGGCCAGCTCGTGCAGGCGCGCCGCGCGCCCGCCGAAGGGCGCGAGGGCGGCCTGCGCGTCGGCGCGCAGTTCGGCCGCCATGGTCCTGGCCCGGGCGGCGCCGAGCAGGCTCACATAGGTGGGCTTGTTGGAGGCGGCGTCCTTTCCGGCGGTCTTGCCGAGCGTCGCGGTGCTGGCTTCGGCGTCGAGGATGTCGTCCACCACCTGGAACAGCAGGCCCGCGCGGTTGGCGAAGCGAGCGAGGCTGGAGAGCGATGGTGCGTCGGCGCCGCCGCAATGCGCGCCCAGCAGCGCCGAGGCGCGGATCAGCGCCCCGGTCTTGTGGATGTGCATGAATTCGAGTTCTTCGATAGCCAGTGCCTGTCCGACGGCGGCCAGATCGATGGCCTGGCCGCCCGCCATGCCGCGCGAGCCGGTCGCCTGGGCGAGCAGGGCCAGCATGCCGGGGCTGCCGCCGTGCTCGGCCAGCATCTGGAAGGCGAGGCTTTGCAGCGCGTCGCCGACCAGCAGCGCCGTCGCCTCGTCGTATTCGACATGGCAGGTCGGCTTGCCGCGGCGCAGGACGTCGTTGTCCATGCAGGGCAGGTCGTCATGGACCAGCGAATAGGCGTGGATCAGCTCCACCGCGCAAGCCGGCGCATCGAGGATATCCGCGTCGGCGCCAAAAATCTCGCCGGCGGCGTGGGCCAGCAGCGGACGCACGCGCTTGCCGCCGCCCAGCACGGCGTAGCGCATGGCTTCGTGCAGGCGCGCCGGGGCGGCCGAGGTCGGGGGCAGCCAGCGCTGCAAGGCGGATTCCGTCCGTGCCTGAACGGCGGCCATCCAGGAAGCGAAGTCCGTCATTGACTTTCCCGTTCCGGTGCGAAATCGCGCAGTTCTCCATTTTCGAGAATCGAAAGCCGCCGCTCGGCCGCCGCCAGCGTTTCCTGGCAATGCCGGAGCAGGGCCATGCCGCGCTCGTAGGCGGCCAGGGATTCCTCGAGCGGCGCGTCGCCGGATTCCATCGACTGGACGATGGCCTCGAGCTCGCGCAGGGTGGATTCGAAGGAAGCGGGCGCTTCGCCGGGGGCCGATTTTTCGGTCATTGGATATGGAGGGGTTGGAGAGGGTGTAACCATAGCCTAACGCACCTGTTCCGGTCAATTTGGATATACTCCGCGACCCGCTTTTCCCTTTGTTTCCATGGGTTCCCTCTGGATGGTGGCGGCGAGCTTCCTGTTCGCCTGCATGGGTGTCTGCGTCAAGCTCGGCGCCGACCGGTTTTCCGCCGGCGAACTGGTGTTCTACCGGGGACTCGTGGCCGTGCTCCTGATGCTCCCCTTCGTCGGCGGGCATCGCCTGCCGCTCGCCACGCCCGTCGGCTGGGACCATTTCTGGCGCGGCCTGTCCGGCTTTGTGTCGCTGGCGGCTTATTTCTACGCCATCACGCGGATCCCGCTGGCCACGGCCGTCACGCTCAACTACACCGCGCCGCTCTTCCTGGCCCTGCTGGTCATCTTCTGGGCGCGGGAGGCGCCGGCGCGCGGGCTTCCCCTGGCGCTCGCGGCGGGCTTCGTGGGCATCGTGCTGGTGCTCCAGCCGACGCTGGCCCGCGAGCAATGGATGGGCGGCCTCCTGGCGCTGGGCTCCGGCATGACCGCGAGCCTCGCCTACTGGAACGTGCGCCGCTTGGGCGAACTGGGCGAGCCGGAGTGGCGCACGGTATTCTACTTCTCGCTGTTCTCCGCACTGGGCGGCCTGCCCTGGGCGCTGGCGGGCGGTTCTCTCCACGCCATCGACCCCGCGGGCGGCCTGCTGCTCCTGGGCGTCGGCGGTTTCGGCACCGCCGCCCAGCTGTGCATGACCGCCGCCTACAAGCGGGGGCGGACGCTCGTCTCCGCGAGCCTCGCCTACACGACCGTGGCGTTCTCCAGCTTCTTCGCCTTCCTGCTCTGGGACGAGACGCTGCCCCCGGCAGCCTGGGCCGGCGTCGTCCTGATCACGGGAAGCGGCATCGCGGCCATGGCGCTCCCCCATGCGGCATCGGCCGGCCGGGAGTGAGTGTTATAGTTGGTCGAACCCCATCGAGAGGACCTTTCCATGATCACCACCGACCACAAGGGCAGGCTGGTTTCCGTCGCCGTGCTGGGCGAATTCACGCTGGCCGATTTCAAGGAATTCGAGGAGCTGGCGATTCACACCGCGCAGTTCGAGGGGCCGGTGGACCTGCTGTTCGATCTGACGCAGATGGCGGGTTTCACGGTGGACATGGCTTGGGAGGAGATCAAGTTCTCCCGCGCGCACGGCCGCGACTTCGGCCGCATCGCCGTGGTGACGGACAGTCAGTGGGTGGCCTGGAGCGCTTGGCTGGAGCAGATATTCGTCACCGCCGATCTGCGGGTTTTTTCCAACGGGACGGAAGCGCGGCAATGGCTCGAAGAGGGGGCGGGGGCCGAATGAGCACGCTGCTGGTCAGCGCCGCCGAACTGGCCGTCCATACCGACGATCCCGGCTGGCGCGTCTTCGACTGCCGCCACGACCTCGTGAACACCGGCTACGGCGCGCAGGCCTACGCCAAGGGCCACATTCCGGGCGCGCTGTTCATGGGCGTCGACGACGACCTTTCCGGGCCGAAGACCGGGAAAACCGGCCGCCACCCGCTGCCCGACCCCGAAGTGTTCGCCGCGAGGATGTCCGCCTGCGGCGTCGGGCCGGACACCCAGGTGGTCGCCTACGACAACGAGGGCAACGTCTTTGCGTCACGCCTGTGGTGGATGCTGCGCCACTGGCTCGGCCACGAAAAGGTCGCCGTGCTCGACGGCGGGCTGGCGGGCTGGAAGCGGGCGAAACAGCCGCTGACCGACGAGGTGCAATCCTTTCCTCACGCGAACTTCACGCCGCGTCCGCGCGATGGCGTCCAGGTGGACGCCGCCTTCGTCATGGCGCGCCTCTCCGACCCGAAGGTGCTGATGCTCGATGCCCGCAGCGAGGAGCGATTCTCCGGCGAGCAGGAGACCATCGACCCCGTCGCCGGCCACATCCCCGGCGCGATCAACCGCTTCTACTTCGACAACCTCGACGACCCCGGCATCTACTTCAAGCCGGCCGCCGAACTGCGCGAAGAGTTCGACGCGCTGCTGGCCGGCCGCCCGCCCGCCAACGTGATCCAGCAATGCGGCTCCGGCGTCACCGCCTGCCACAACATCCTGGCCATGGAACTCGCCGGCCTGCCCGGCTCCTCGCTTTACGTCGGCTCGTGGAGCGAGTGGTGTTCCGATCCGTCGCGGCCCATCGAAAAGGGTTACTGATTCTCCAGCGCCGCGGCGATGTTCCTTCGCCAGCG is drawn from Candidatus Nitricoxidivorans perseverans and contains these coding sequences:
- a CDS encoding sulfurtransferase, encoding MSTLLVSAAELAVHTDDPGWRVFDCRHDLVNTGYGAQAYAKGHIPGALFMGVDDDLSGPKTGKTGRHPLPDPEVFAARMSACGVGPDTQVVAYDNEGNVFASRLWWMLRHWLGHEKVAVLDGGLAGWKRAKQPLTDEVQSFPHANFTPRPRDGVQVDAAFVMARLSDPKVLMLDARSEERFSGEQETIDPVAGHIPGAINRFYFDNLDDPGIYFKPAAELREEFDALLAGRPPANVIQQCGSGVTACHNILAMELAGLPGSSLYVGSWSEWCSDPSRPIEKGY
- the xseB gene encoding exodeoxyribonuclease VII small subunit encodes the protein MTEKSAPGEAPASFESTLRELEAIVQSMESGDAPLEESLAAYERGMALLRHCQETLAAAERRLSILENGELRDFAPERESQ
- a CDS encoding STAS/SEC14 domain-containing protein — encoded protein: MITTDHKGRLVSVAVLGEFTLADFKEFEELAIHTAQFEGPVDLLFDLTQMAGFTVDMAWEEIKFSRAHGRDFGRIAVVTDSQWVAWSAWLEQIFVTADLRVFSNGTEARQWLEEGAGAE
- a CDS encoding polyprenyl synthetase family protein translates to MTDFASWMAAVQARTESALQRWLPPTSAAPARLHEAMRYAVLGGGKRVRPLLAHAAGEIFGADADILDAPACAVELIHAYSLVHDDLPCMDNDVLRRGKPTCHVEYDEATALLVGDALQSLAFQMLAEHGGSPGMLALLAQATGSRGMAGGQAIDLAAVGQALAIEELEFMHIHKTGALIRASALLGAHCGGADAPSLSSLARFANRAGLLFQVVDDILDAEASTATLGKTAGKDAASNKPTYVSLLGAARARTMAAELRADAQAALAPFGGRAARLHELADYIADRTF
- a CDS encoding DMT family transporter — encoded protein: MGSLWMVAASFLFACMGVCVKLGADRFSAGELVFYRGLVAVLLMLPFVGGHRLPLATPVGWDHFWRGLSGFVSLAAYFYAITRIPLATAVTLNYTAPLFLALLVIFWAREAPARGLPLALAAGFVGIVLVLQPTLAREQWMGGLLALGSGMTASLAYWNVRRLGELGEPEWRTVFYFSLFSALGGLPWALAGGSLHAIDPAGGLLLLGVGGFGTAAQLCMTAAYKRGRTLVSASLAYTTVAFSSFFAFLLWDETLPPAAWAGVVLITGSGIAAMALPHAASAGRE
- the dxs gene encoding 1-deoxy-D-xylulose-5-phosphate synthase, with amino-acid sequence MTRPLLESILAPADLRCLPPEDLPKLAEELRSFLIESVSRTGGHLSSNLGTVELTIALHYVFNTPEDRLVWDVGHQTYAHKALTGRQTGMAHLRMKDGISGFPRRDESPYDTFGVGHSSTSISAALGMAVAARDKGEDRRVVAIIGDGAMSAGQAFEALNNAGVIDANLLVILNDNDMSISQPVGALNKYLARLLSGRTFNAARRAGEKVLSVMPSMLELAKRAEEHVKGMFVPGTLFEEFGFNYIGPIDGHDLDSLIPTLQNLRELKGPQFLHVVTKKGQGYKLAEADPILYHGVSKFDAANGIQSHGGKTTYTQIFGDWLCDMAREDARLVAITPAMAEGSGMARFAEEFPERFHDVGIAEQHALTFAAGMACEGMKPVVAIYSTFLQRAYDQLVHDIALQNLPVMLAVDRGGLVGADGATHQGAFDLSYLACIPNMVIMAPADEHECRRMLTTAYRIDGPTAVRYPRGCGHGAAMAPSLETLPVGKGEIRRRGSGVAILAFGTLLAAALKAGEQLDATVANMRFVKPLDRELVAELAGAHRLLVSIEENAAIGGAGSEVARCLEELGLSTPLLRLGLPDRFIDHGDQAQMLSELGLDAKGIIDSIEKVKNS